In the Arachis ipaensis cultivar K30076 chromosome B10, Araip1.1, whole genome shotgun sequence genome, one interval contains:
- the LOC107622487 gene encoding probable LRR receptor-like serine/threonine-protein kinase RFK1 isoform X3, producing MLEANNFSGVVPPELGKLINLQTLVLSSNQLTGNLPSALAGLQNLTDFRISSNNFTGTIPDFIKNWQFLQRLEMHGSGLEGPIPSSISLLKNLLQLRISDIKSPSQVFPSLQSMTALTTLVLRNCNLSGEIPSYIWTLTNLATLDVSFNKLVGKIPEVINVKRMRYIYLTGNMLSGNVPKSILKDGSSIDLSYNNFSWQGPEQPACQEDIRNLNVNLFRSSMMKNKLEEYVPCKSNFNCPRYSSCLHVNCGGKDIQVKDNTGNTLYFGDGEVAGGTATYFYSSSDQWGFSSTGDFLDDFEAQNIRYTVSLSSSNMSELYTTARISPISLTYFHNCMENGNYTVNLHFAEIQFSNDNTYKSLGKRIFDIYVQEKLIRKDFDIENETHAAVKPLVVLIYNVSITNNVLEIRFYWAGKGTTRIPDYGVYGPLVSALSVASDSRTCSNDGKKVPVSVIIASVAGALCFILLLFGFIWWKGFFKRKLRRKGTKGGDIQSGTFSLEQLRAATDDFSSVNKIGEGGFGPVYKGQLPDGTVIAVKQLSSKSRQGNREFLNEIGLISCLQHPNLVKLYGYCTEGEQLLLVYEYLENNSLSRALFGSETNQLKIDWPTRFRICIGIAKGLAFLHEESRFKIVHRDIKASNVLLDGELNPKISDFGLAKLHEDEKTHITTRVAGTIGYMAPEYALWGYLTYKADVYSFGVVALEIVSGKSNNNYLPDDESVCLLDWACQLHKKQNLVKLIDESLGPEDIITEAEMVVKVSLLCTNASPSLRPTMSEVVNMLEGHAAIPDMVPDPSSCNEDLRFKALRDFHQHKSKQGFSVNQTPNSATPHTFSSISGDNNYTSSIEELAHSEISPLSS from the exons ATGCTGGAAGCAAACAATTTTTCTGGAGTTGTTCCACCTGAACTTGGGAAGCTAATCAACTTGCAGACCTT GGTACTGTCATCAAATCAGTTGACCGGGAACTTACCATCGGCACTTGCTGGGCTGCAAAATTTAACCGACTT TAGGATAAGTAGTAACAACTTTACAGGAACCATACCTGATTTCATAAAGAACTGGCAATTTCTCCAAAGACT AGAAATGCATGGAAGTGGACTAGAAGGACCGATTCCATCGAGTATATCTCTATTGAAGAACTTACTTCAGTT AAGAATCAGTGATATAAAAAGTCCTAGCCAGGTTTTTCCTTCACTGCAGAGCATGACAGCACTAACTACATT GGTTTTAAGGAACTGTAACCTGTCTGGGGAGATACCTTCATACATATGGACCTTGACAAATCTAGCAACTTT GGATGTCAGTTTTAACAAGCTAGTTGGGAAAATTCCCGAAGTCATTAATGTAAAGCGTATGAGATACAT CTACCTAACAGGTAACATGCTCAGTGGAAATGTACCAAAGTCAATACTGAAGGATGGAAGTAGCAT TGATCTCTCTTACAACAACTTTAGTTGGCAAGGGCCTGAGCAACCTGCTTGTCAGGAAGACAT TAGGAACTTAAATGTGAATTTGTTCAGAAGCTCAATGATGAAGAATAAGTT AGAGGAATATGTGCCTTGCAAAAGTAACTTCAATTGTCCACGAT ATTCAAGTTGCTTACATGTCAATTGTGGTGGAAAGGATATACAAGTAAAAGATAATACAGGAAACACCCTCTATTTCGGAGATGGAGAAGTTGCAGGTGGTACTGCAACATATTTCTATAGCTCCAGTGATCAATGGGGATTTAGTAGCACTGGGGACTTTCTGGATGATTTCGAAGCCCAGAACATACGTTACACTGTATCTTTATCATCTTCAAATATGTCTGAATTGTACACAACAGCACGCATATCTCCAATTTCACTCACTTACTTCCATAATTGCATGGAAAATGGGAACTACACTGTGAATCTTCACTTTGCTGAAATACAGTTTTCAAATGATAACACATATAAAAGCCTTGGGAAGCGTATATTTGATATCTATGTTCAG GAAAAATTGATTAGAAAGGATTTTGATATAGAAAATGAGACACATGCTGCTGTAAAACCACTGGTAGTGCTTATATACAATGTCAGCATCACAAATAATGTTTTGGAGATTAGATTCTACTGGGCTGGGAAAGGAACAACTCGAATACCTGATTATGGAGTTTATGGTCCCCTTGTATCAGCATTGTCTGTTGCTTCTG ACTCTAGAACTTGCTCAAACGATGGAAAGAAGGTTCCTGTTTCTGTAATAATTGCAAGTGTAGCTGGGGCTCTATGCTTCATTCTTCTTTTGTTTGGATTCATTTGGTGGAAAGgctttttcaaaagaaaattgCGACGGAAAG GTACAAAAGGTGGAGATATTCAGTCAGGAACTTTTAGCTTAGAGCAGCTGAGAGCAGCCACTGATGACTTTTCTTCTGTTAACAAGATTGGAGAAGGCGGTTTCGGTCCTGTATACAAG GGTCAACTGCCTGATGGTACTGTTATAGCAGTTAAGCAACTATCATCAAAGTCAAGGCAAGGAAATCGCGAATTCTTAAATGAAATAGGCTTGATATCTTGTTTGCAACATCCCAACCTTGTAAAGCTTTATGGATACTGCACAGAAGGGGAACAACTTCTATTAGTATATGAGTACCTGGAAAATAATAGTCTTTCCCGTGCTTTATTTG GTAGTGAAACCAATCAGCTTAAGATAGACTGGCCAACAAGGTTTAGGATCTGCATTGGCATAGCAAAGGGTCTAGCATTTCTCCATGAAGAATCAAGATTCAAGATAGTTCACAGAGATATCAAGGCTTCTAATGTGTTACTTGATGGTGAACTAAATCCTAAGATATCTGACTTTGGATTGGCTAAGCTTCATGAAGATGAGAAGACACATATAACTACCCGAGTTGCCGGAACTAT CGGATATATGGCACCAGAATATGCACTATGGGGATATCTTACATACAAAGCTGATGTTTACAGCTTTGGAGTCGTGGCCTTAGAAATTGTTAGTGGAAAAAGCAACAACAATTATTTACCAGATGATGAAAGCGTTTGCCTTTTGGATTGG GCATGCCAATTGCACAAAAAACAGAACTTAGTTAAACTGATTGATGAAAGCTTGGGGCCAGAGGACATTATAACAGAAGCAGAAATGGTGGTCAAAGTATCACTACTATGCACAAATGCATCACCATCACTCAGACCTACAATGTCTGAGGTTGTGAATATGCTTGAAGGTCATGCAGCTATTCCGGATATGGTTCCAGATCCAAGTTCCTGCAATGAGGATTTGAGGTTTAAAGCCTTAAGAGACTTCCATCAACATAAATCAAAACAGGGTTTCAGTGTAAACCAGACCCCAAATTCAGCAACACCACATACATTCAGCTCAATATCTGGTGATAATAATTACACAAGTTCTATTGAGGAATTAGCTCATTCTGAGATTTCCCCTTTATCAAGTTAA
- the LOC107622487 gene encoding probable LRR receptor-like serine/threonine-protein kinase RFK1 isoform X2: MQLLNFFGFLLVTLCCFQLLTISESKLPKEEVEALKEITSTMGAVYWEFDNDSCDIIRVGLTREPPDESERSIVCDCSFENNTVCHVTKITLKRLSLPGALPPQLVKLPFLQVIDFAYNCLNGTIPKEWASMNLTSISLLVNRLSGEIPKHVGNITALTYLMLEANNFSGVVPPELGKLINLQTLVLSSNQLTGNLPSALAGLQNLTDFRISSNNFTGTIPDFIKNWQFLQRLEMHGSGLEGPIPSSISLLKNLLQLRISDIKSPSQVFPSLQSMTALTTLVLRNCNLSGEIPSYIWTLTNLATLDVSFNKLVGKIPEVINVKRMRYIYLTGNMLSGNVPKSILKDGSSIDLSYNNFSWQGPEQPACQEDMNLNVNLFRSSMMKNKLEEYVPCKSNFNCPRYSSCLHVNCGGKDIQVKDNTGNTLYFGDGEVAGGTATYFYSSSDQWGFSSTGDFLDDFEAQNIRYTVSLSSSNMSELYTTARISPISLTYFHNCMENGNYTVNLHFAEIQFSNDNTYKSLGKRIFDIYVQEKLIRKDFDIENETHAAVKPLVVLIYNVSITNNVLEIRFYWAGKGTTRIPDYGVYGPLVSALSVASDSRTCSNDGKKVPVSVIIASVAGALCFILLLFGFIWWKGFFKRKLRRKGTKGGDIQSGTFSLEQLRAATDDFSSVNKIGEGGFGPVYKGQLPDGTVIAVKQLSSKSRQGNREFLNEIGLISCLQHPNLVKLYGYCTEGEQLLLVYEYLENNSLSRALFGSETNQLKIDWPTRFRICIGIAKGLAFLHEESRFKIVHRDIKASNVLLDGELNPKISDFGLAKLHEDEKTHITTRVAGTIGYMAPEYALWGYLTYKADVYSFGVVALEIVSGKSNNNYLPDDESVCLLDWACQLHKKQNLVKLIDESLGPEDIITEAEMVVKVSLLCTNASPSLRPTMSEVVNMLEGHAAIPDMVPDPSSCNEDLRFKALRDFHQHKSKQGFSVNQTPNSATPHTFSSISGDNNYTSSIEELAHSEISPLSS; encoded by the exons ATGCAACTTCTCAACTTCTTTGGCTTCTTACTTGTTACACTTTGTTGCTTCCAGTTGCTGACAATATCCGAATCAAAATTACCAAAAGAAGAAG TTGAAGCTCTCAAAGAAATTACCAGTACAATGGGGGCGGTCTATTGGGAGTTTGATAATGATTCCTGTGACATTATAAGGGTTGGACTAACTCGAGAACCTCCTGACGAATCGGAGAGAAGCATTGTTTGTGACTGCAGTTTTGAAAATAATACTGTCTGTCATGTTACTAAGAT AACCCTCAAGCGCCTTAGTCTACCTGGAGCACTCCCACCTCAACTGGTCAAGCTACCTTTTCTTCAAGTGAT AGATTTTGCATACAATTGTTTAAATGGCACAATTCCAAAGGAATGGGCTTCAATGAATTTAACTTCCAT CTCTCTTCTTGTGAATCGCTTGTCAGGGGAAATTCCAAAGCATGTAGGAAATATTACTGCTCTCACATACCT GATGCTGGAAGCAAACAATTTTTCTGGAGTTGTTCCACCTGAACTTGGGAAGCTAATCAACTTGCAGACCTT GGTACTGTCATCAAATCAGTTGACCGGGAACTTACCATCGGCACTTGCTGGGCTGCAAAATTTAACCGACTT TAGGATAAGTAGTAACAACTTTACAGGAACCATACCTGATTTCATAAAGAACTGGCAATTTCTCCAAAGACT AGAAATGCATGGAAGTGGACTAGAAGGACCGATTCCATCGAGTATATCTCTATTGAAGAACTTACTTCAGTT AAGAATCAGTGATATAAAAAGTCCTAGCCAGGTTTTTCCTTCACTGCAGAGCATGACAGCACTAACTACATT GGTTTTAAGGAACTGTAACCTGTCTGGGGAGATACCTTCATACATATGGACCTTGACAAATCTAGCAACTTT GGATGTCAGTTTTAACAAGCTAGTTGGGAAAATTCCCGAAGTCATTAATGTAAAGCGTATGAGATACAT CTACCTAACAGGTAACATGCTCAGTGGAAATGTACCAAAGTCAATACTGAAGGATGGAAGTAGCAT TGATCTCTCTTACAACAACTTTAGTTGGCAAGGGCCTGAGCAACCTGCTTGTCAGGAAGACAT GAACTTAAATGTGAATTTGTTCAGAAGCTCAATGATGAAGAATAAGTT AGAGGAATATGTGCCTTGCAAAAGTAACTTCAATTGTCCACGAT ATTCAAGTTGCTTACATGTCAATTGTGGTGGAAAGGATATACAAGTAAAAGATAATACAGGAAACACCCTCTATTTCGGAGATGGAGAAGTTGCAGGTGGTACTGCAACATATTTCTATAGCTCCAGTGATCAATGGGGATTTAGTAGCACTGGGGACTTTCTGGATGATTTCGAAGCCCAGAACATACGTTACACTGTATCTTTATCATCTTCAAATATGTCTGAATTGTACACAACAGCACGCATATCTCCAATTTCACTCACTTACTTCCATAATTGCATGGAAAATGGGAACTACACTGTGAATCTTCACTTTGCTGAAATACAGTTTTCAAATGATAACACATATAAAAGCCTTGGGAAGCGTATATTTGATATCTATGTTCAG GAAAAATTGATTAGAAAGGATTTTGATATAGAAAATGAGACACATGCTGCTGTAAAACCACTGGTAGTGCTTATATACAATGTCAGCATCACAAATAATGTTTTGGAGATTAGATTCTACTGGGCTGGGAAAGGAACAACTCGAATACCTGATTATGGAGTTTATGGTCCCCTTGTATCAGCATTGTCTGTTGCTTCTG ACTCTAGAACTTGCTCAAACGATGGAAAGAAGGTTCCTGTTTCTGTAATAATTGCAAGTGTAGCTGGGGCTCTATGCTTCATTCTTCTTTTGTTTGGATTCATTTGGTGGAAAGgctttttcaaaagaaaattgCGACGGAAAG GTACAAAAGGTGGAGATATTCAGTCAGGAACTTTTAGCTTAGAGCAGCTGAGAGCAGCCACTGATGACTTTTCTTCTGTTAACAAGATTGGAGAAGGCGGTTTCGGTCCTGTATACAAG GGTCAACTGCCTGATGGTACTGTTATAGCAGTTAAGCAACTATCATCAAAGTCAAGGCAAGGAAATCGCGAATTCTTAAATGAAATAGGCTTGATATCTTGTTTGCAACATCCCAACCTTGTAAAGCTTTATGGATACTGCACAGAAGGGGAACAACTTCTATTAGTATATGAGTACCTGGAAAATAATAGTCTTTCCCGTGCTTTATTTG GTAGTGAAACCAATCAGCTTAAGATAGACTGGCCAACAAGGTTTAGGATCTGCATTGGCATAGCAAAGGGTCTAGCATTTCTCCATGAAGAATCAAGATTCAAGATAGTTCACAGAGATATCAAGGCTTCTAATGTGTTACTTGATGGTGAACTAAATCCTAAGATATCTGACTTTGGATTGGCTAAGCTTCATGAAGATGAGAAGACACATATAACTACCCGAGTTGCCGGAACTAT CGGATATATGGCACCAGAATATGCACTATGGGGATATCTTACATACAAAGCTGATGTTTACAGCTTTGGAGTCGTGGCCTTAGAAATTGTTAGTGGAAAAAGCAACAACAATTATTTACCAGATGATGAAAGCGTTTGCCTTTTGGATTGG GCATGCCAATTGCACAAAAAACAGAACTTAGTTAAACTGATTGATGAAAGCTTGGGGCCAGAGGACATTATAACAGAAGCAGAAATGGTGGTCAAAGTATCACTACTATGCACAAATGCATCACCATCACTCAGACCTACAATGTCTGAGGTTGTGAATATGCTTGAAGGTCATGCAGCTATTCCGGATATGGTTCCAGATCCAAGTTCCTGCAATGAGGATTTGAGGTTTAAAGCCTTAAGAGACTTCCATCAACATAAATCAAAACAGGGTTTCAGTGTAAACCAGACCCCAAATTCAGCAACACCACATACATTCAGCTCAATATCTGGTGATAATAATTACACAAGTTCTATTGAGGAATTAGCTCATTCTGAGATTTCCCCTTTATCAAGTTAA
- the LOC107622487 gene encoding probable LRR receptor-like serine/threonine-protein kinase RFK1 isoform X1, translating into MQLLNFFGFLLVTLCCFQLLTISESKLPKEEVEALKEITSTMGAVYWEFDNDSCDIIRVGLTREPPDESERSIVCDCSFENNTVCHVTKITLKRLSLPGALPPQLVKLPFLQVIDFAYNCLNGTIPKEWASMNLTSISLLVNRLSGEIPKHVGNITALTYLMLEANNFSGVVPPELGKLINLQTLVLSSNQLTGNLPSALAGLQNLTDFRISSNNFTGTIPDFIKNWQFLQRLEMHGSGLEGPIPSSISLLKNLLQLRISDIKSPSQVFPSLQSMTALTTLVLRNCNLSGEIPSYIWTLTNLATLDVSFNKLVGKIPEVINVKRMRYIYLTGNMLSGNVPKSILKDGSSIDLSYNNFSWQGPEQPACQEDIRNLNVNLFRSSMMKNKLEEYVPCKSNFNCPRYSSCLHVNCGGKDIQVKDNTGNTLYFGDGEVAGGTATYFYSSSDQWGFSSTGDFLDDFEAQNIRYTVSLSSSNMSELYTTARISPISLTYFHNCMENGNYTVNLHFAEIQFSNDNTYKSLGKRIFDIYVQEKLIRKDFDIENETHAAVKPLVVLIYNVSITNNVLEIRFYWAGKGTTRIPDYGVYGPLVSALSVASDSRTCSNDGKKVPVSVIIASVAGALCFILLLFGFIWWKGFFKRKLRRKGTKGGDIQSGTFSLEQLRAATDDFSSVNKIGEGGFGPVYKGQLPDGTVIAVKQLSSKSRQGNREFLNEIGLISCLQHPNLVKLYGYCTEGEQLLLVYEYLENNSLSRALFGSETNQLKIDWPTRFRICIGIAKGLAFLHEESRFKIVHRDIKASNVLLDGELNPKISDFGLAKLHEDEKTHITTRVAGTIGYMAPEYALWGYLTYKADVYSFGVVALEIVSGKSNNNYLPDDESVCLLDWACQLHKKQNLVKLIDESLGPEDIITEAEMVVKVSLLCTNASPSLRPTMSEVVNMLEGHAAIPDMVPDPSSCNEDLRFKALRDFHQHKSKQGFSVNQTPNSATPHTFSSISGDNNYTSSIEELAHSEISPLSS; encoded by the exons ATGCAACTTCTCAACTTCTTTGGCTTCTTACTTGTTACACTTTGTTGCTTCCAGTTGCTGACAATATCCGAATCAAAATTACCAAAAGAAGAAG TTGAAGCTCTCAAAGAAATTACCAGTACAATGGGGGCGGTCTATTGGGAGTTTGATAATGATTCCTGTGACATTATAAGGGTTGGACTAACTCGAGAACCTCCTGACGAATCGGAGAGAAGCATTGTTTGTGACTGCAGTTTTGAAAATAATACTGTCTGTCATGTTACTAAGAT AACCCTCAAGCGCCTTAGTCTACCTGGAGCACTCCCACCTCAACTGGTCAAGCTACCTTTTCTTCAAGTGAT AGATTTTGCATACAATTGTTTAAATGGCACAATTCCAAAGGAATGGGCTTCAATGAATTTAACTTCCAT CTCTCTTCTTGTGAATCGCTTGTCAGGGGAAATTCCAAAGCATGTAGGAAATATTACTGCTCTCACATACCT GATGCTGGAAGCAAACAATTTTTCTGGAGTTGTTCCACCTGAACTTGGGAAGCTAATCAACTTGCAGACCTT GGTACTGTCATCAAATCAGTTGACCGGGAACTTACCATCGGCACTTGCTGGGCTGCAAAATTTAACCGACTT TAGGATAAGTAGTAACAACTTTACAGGAACCATACCTGATTTCATAAAGAACTGGCAATTTCTCCAAAGACT AGAAATGCATGGAAGTGGACTAGAAGGACCGATTCCATCGAGTATATCTCTATTGAAGAACTTACTTCAGTT AAGAATCAGTGATATAAAAAGTCCTAGCCAGGTTTTTCCTTCACTGCAGAGCATGACAGCACTAACTACATT GGTTTTAAGGAACTGTAACCTGTCTGGGGAGATACCTTCATACATATGGACCTTGACAAATCTAGCAACTTT GGATGTCAGTTTTAACAAGCTAGTTGGGAAAATTCCCGAAGTCATTAATGTAAAGCGTATGAGATACAT CTACCTAACAGGTAACATGCTCAGTGGAAATGTACCAAAGTCAATACTGAAGGATGGAAGTAGCAT TGATCTCTCTTACAACAACTTTAGTTGGCAAGGGCCTGAGCAACCTGCTTGTCAGGAAGACAT TAGGAACTTAAATGTGAATTTGTTCAGAAGCTCAATGATGAAGAATAAGTT AGAGGAATATGTGCCTTGCAAAAGTAACTTCAATTGTCCACGAT ATTCAAGTTGCTTACATGTCAATTGTGGTGGAAAGGATATACAAGTAAAAGATAATACAGGAAACACCCTCTATTTCGGAGATGGAGAAGTTGCAGGTGGTACTGCAACATATTTCTATAGCTCCAGTGATCAATGGGGATTTAGTAGCACTGGGGACTTTCTGGATGATTTCGAAGCCCAGAACATACGTTACACTGTATCTTTATCATCTTCAAATATGTCTGAATTGTACACAACAGCACGCATATCTCCAATTTCACTCACTTACTTCCATAATTGCATGGAAAATGGGAACTACACTGTGAATCTTCACTTTGCTGAAATACAGTTTTCAAATGATAACACATATAAAAGCCTTGGGAAGCGTATATTTGATATCTATGTTCAG GAAAAATTGATTAGAAAGGATTTTGATATAGAAAATGAGACACATGCTGCTGTAAAACCACTGGTAGTGCTTATATACAATGTCAGCATCACAAATAATGTTTTGGAGATTAGATTCTACTGGGCTGGGAAAGGAACAACTCGAATACCTGATTATGGAGTTTATGGTCCCCTTGTATCAGCATTGTCTGTTGCTTCTG ACTCTAGAACTTGCTCAAACGATGGAAAGAAGGTTCCTGTTTCTGTAATAATTGCAAGTGTAGCTGGGGCTCTATGCTTCATTCTTCTTTTGTTTGGATTCATTTGGTGGAAAGgctttttcaaaagaaaattgCGACGGAAAG GTACAAAAGGTGGAGATATTCAGTCAGGAACTTTTAGCTTAGAGCAGCTGAGAGCAGCCACTGATGACTTTTCTTCTGTTAACAAGATTGGAGAAGGCGGTTTCGGTCCTGTATACAAG GGTCAACTGCCTGATGGTACTGTTATAGCAGTTAAGCAACTATCATCAAAGTCAAGGCAAGGAAATCGCGAATTCTTAAATGAAATAGGCTTGATATCTTGTTTGCAACATCCCAACCTTGTAAAGCTTTATGGATACTGCACAGAAGGGGAACAACTTCTATTAGTATATGAGTACCTGGAAAATAATAGTCTTTCCCGTGCTTTATTTG GTAGTGAAACCAATCAGCTTAAGATAGACTGGCCAACAAGGTTTAGGATCTGCATTGGCATAGCAAAGGGTCTAGCATTTCTCCATGAAGAATCAAGATTCAAGATAGTTCACAGAGATATCAAGGCTTCTAATGTGTTACTTGATGGTGAACTAAATCCTAAGATATCTGACTTTGGATTGGCTAAGCTTCATGAAGATGAGAAGACACATATAACTACCCGAGTTGCCGGAACTAT CGGATATATGGCACCAGAATATGCACTATGGGGATATCTTACATACAAAGCTGATGTTTACAGCTTTGGAGTCGTGGCCTTAGAAATTGTTAGTGGAAAAAGCAACAACAATTATTTACCAGATGATGAAAGCGTTTGCCTTTTGGATTGG GCATGCCAATTGCACAAAAAACAGAACTTAGTTAAACTGATTGATGAAAGCTTGGGGCCAGAGGACATTATAACAGAAGCAGAAATGGTGGTCAAAGTATCACTACTATGCACAAATGCATCACCATCACTCAGACCTACAATGTCTGAGGTTGTGAATATGCTTGAAGGTCATGCAGCTATTCCGGATATGGTTCCAGATCCAAGTTCCTGCAATGAGGATTTGAGGTTTAAAGCCTTAAGAGACTTCCATCAACATAAATCAAAACAGGGTTTCAGTGTAAACCAGACCCCAAATTCAGCAACACCACATACATTCAGCTCAATATCTGGTGATAATAATTACACAAGTTCTATTGAGGAATTAGCTCATTCTGAGATTTCCCCTTTATCAAGTTAA
- the LOC107622489 gene encoding dynamin-related protein 4C-like gives MGDENHIPHNNDCKTISVEAGAHDANFHSPLVSSYNDRIRPILDAFEDLRRLNITKQGIQLPTIVVVGDQSSGKSSVLESLAEITLPRGQGICTRVPLIMRLQQHPLPKPELVLEYNGKSVSTDESRVSDAIRIATDVLAGEGKGISNSPLTLLVKKNGVPDLTMVDLPGITRVPVHGQPENIYDQIVNIIMEYIRPEESIILNVLSATVDFSTCESIRMSQSVDKKGVRTLAVVTKVDKAPEGLLEKVMADDVNIGLGYVCVRNRIGNESYEEARMAEETLFRTHPLLSNIDKSIVGVPVLAQKLVQIQANSISKLFPEIVKKINDKLGSHVSELEKLPKSLTSVAEAMSAFMHIIGSAKESLRKILLRGEFDEYPDDKRMHCTARLVQMLDQYSNDLHNYQESDSTKKNFLMEEIKVLEEAKWIGLPNFVPRSTFLTLLQNRVKAISRIPVEFIERVWDYLQEVVVTVLVNHSEHYHQLQVAVRRSVQNVISSMKDKSMKHVMEVVEMEKITDYTCNPDYIRDYKKLMANEIEFTEDVLHCKGNTKNPCWVNLEGFGEVEVSHLRQYPCLISQAFDLRMRLISYWKIVLRRIIDSTALHLQFNINSLVNKDLGEKIVNEMVNPYGGGIERLLEESPSTASKRERLKKSVEVLRESKDVVARIMDRISADAD, from the exons ATGGGAGATGAAAACCATATTCCTCACAACAATGATTGCAAAACCATCTCAGTTGAAGCAGGAGCTCATGATGCTAACTTCCATTCGCCTCTCGTTTCCTCTTACAATGATAGAATTCGTCCAATTCTTGATGCTTTTGAGGACCTAAGGCGTCTCAACATCACCAAACAAGGCATACAACTCCCAACCATTGTCGTTGTTGGCGACCAATCTTCCGGCAAGTCTAGTGTCCTTGAATCTCTTGCCGAAATTACCTTGCCCCGTGGACAAGGTATCTGCACTAGAGTACCCTTGATCATGAGGCTCCAACAGCATCCACTCCCAAAACCAGAGCTTGTGCTGGAGTACAATGGGAAAAGTGTTTCCACGGATGAGTCCCGTGTCTCCGACGCTATTAGAATAGCCACTGATGTGCTTGCAGGTGAAGGCAAAGGGATTTCTAACTCTCCATTAACTTTGCTGGTCAAGAAGAACGGTGTTCCTGATCTCACAATG GTTGATCTTCCTGGTATAACTCGGGTCCCGGTTCATGGCCAACCTGAGAATATCTATGACCAGATAGTGAACATCATAATGGAGTATATAAGGCCAGAGGAATCCATCATCCTCAATGTGTTGTCTGCAACTGTTGATTTTTCTACTTGTGAATCCATTAGGATGTCACAGAGTGTTGACAAGAAAGGAGTCAGGACTCTTGCTGTGGTCACAAAAGTTGATAAGGCTCCAGAAGGTCTTCTAGAGAAGGTTATGGCTGATGATGTCAACATTGGTCTTGGCTATGTTTGTGTCAGAAACCGCATTGGCAATGAGTCCTATGAAGAAGCAAGAATGGCAGAAGAAACACTGTTCCGAACTCATCCATTGCTATCCAATATTGATAAGTCCATAGTTGGTGTCCCAGTTTTGGCACAGAAGCTGGTTCAAATCCAAGCCAATAGCATTTCCAAATTATTCCCTGAGATTGTTAAGAAGATCAATGACAAACTCGGTTCTCATGTCTCTGAACTGGAGAAACTTCCCAAGAGTTTGACTTCTGTGGCTGAAGCTATGTCTGCATTCATGCATATTATTGGATCAGCCAAAGAGTCGCTAAGGAAGATTCTCCTAAGAGGAGAATTCGATGAGTACCCTGATGACAAACGCATGCATTGCACTGCTCGGCTGGTTCAGATGCTTGATCAGTACTCAAATGATCTCCACAACTATCAGGAAAGTGATTCAACCAAGAAGAACTTCTTGATGGAGGAAATCAAGGTGCTGGAAGAAGCCAAATGGATTGGACTCCCAAACTTTGTGCCGCGCAGCACTTTTCTTACTCTGCTACAAAACAGAGTGAAGGCAATATCAAGAATCCCGGTTGAGTTCATTGAGAGGGTTTGGGACTACCTACAAGAAGTGGTGGTTACTGTTTTGGTAAACCATTCAGAACACTATCACCAACTTCAAGTGGCTGTGCGAAGATCAGTGCAGAATGTTATTTCCAGCATGAAGGATAAGTCTATGAAACATGTGATGGAGGTTGTTGAAATGGAAAAGATAACAGATTACACTTGTAACCCCGACTACATTCGCGATTACAAGAAGCTCATGGCCAATGAGATTGAATTCACAGAAGATGTTTTGCATTGCAAGGGTAATACTAAAAACCCATGTTGGGTGAATCTTGAAGGTTTTGGAGAAGTTGAGGTTAGTCATCTGAGGCAGTATCCATGTTTGATTTCTCAGGCTTTTGACTTGAGAATGAGGCTAATTTCCTATTGGAAGATCGTGCTGAGAAGGATTATTGACAGCACTGCATTGCATTTGCAGTTCAACATTAACAGCCTTGTGAACAAGGATCTTGGAGAGAAAATTGTGAATGAGATGGTGAATCCATATGGTGGTGGAATTGAGAGGTTGTTGGAGGAAAGTCCATCGACTGCGAGTAAGCGCGAAAGGCTTAAGAAGAGTGTAGAAGTGCTCAGGGAAAGCAAGGATGTTGTGGCTCGAATCATGGATAGAATTTCTGCTGATGCAGATTAG